TGCTTCGTACCTTTCTCCACAGCCGTACAATAGTAGTATTCTTCCATGCGCCGCTCGTTGCGGTTCTACTGTACTGGTGGCGACCGTATCTGTACCAAGCAGGCATCGGCTTGAAACAGACGCCACCACATCATGGAACATCCGATGCACTTTCACCGCCGGATCCCGGTCACACGGATCTCTCGGTAAAGCTGTCCTACTCAACGCTTCATATGTACGAAACGGCGGCCATCTGCTCAGATTCGGACATCTGCAGTAACATCGGTCGGTAAGGTCATCACCCACTACAGTGCCAACACCTGCTGCATTCGAGCGATTTGTTTACATCTCCATTGTTCTATCCTCTAGAGACCTGTTGAAACGGAATGGATCCGCAGTTGACGCCACTATCGGTACCATGTTCTGTGCCGGGCTTACCAACCTGCAGTCGATGGGCTTGGGCGGTGGATTCGTGATGAACATTTATCGACGCCGGGAACGTCGTGCCTACACGCTGGATGCTCGTGAAATTGCAGCGGGCCAGGCAGTGGAAGATATGCATCTGCACGATCCCAGCACCACAAACGAAGGTCCACTGTCGGTGGCTGTACCCGGTGAGCTGAAGGGTTACTGGGAAGCACATCAGCGATTTGGCCATCTGCCCTGGAGCGAAGTGTTACGTCCCACGCAGGAACTCTGCCGGCGCGGTATACCAATCTCCAAACACATGCAGGATTCACTATCGTTCAATTCCAAAGCGCTCACCGACGGGCAGATCAGGTACGGGCGAgataaaatcttttttttttattccaccgtCCGATGGTGATAGCAACATGTTTATCCACCAAAACAGGGAACTTTTTACAGATCCAACAACCGGAAGGCGAAAGCTACAGGGGGATTTCATACGACCAACAAAGCTGTGCGACACACTCGATCAAATCGCAGTAGAGGGTGGTGACACGCTATATCTGGGTAAACTAGCGAACGAATTTGCCGCGGATCTTCACGATATGGGCAGCATCATCACGGTGGATGACTTACGGAACTATAGGTAGGCCCAATAATGTTCACTCTACGTCTGCGGAACAGAATAAGCTTCAGGTGTGATGTGCGGCATTAATGATGTATGTGCTCTGGTCGGGGATGGAATAtcctccaaacaaaacaactctgTCTCTGGCAGCAACAAAGGAAACAGCTGTAGTGTATTTGGGACTAGATCCAGCTCTTTGGATTTTAATAGCTCGAACCATGGTTTTGActcttccatttgtttttatctctTGTATCTTGGATTTGTATTCTAGACCTATCTTGAAGAGTTCTCAAAGGGTTCTGTTACTACTCCATTCAACTACTAGTTCTCACTGATAGTCCCCATGACCAAAGATGCCGGAGGTATCTCGTCATAGGGGTTTGAGCTCTTTTATAGACGCATGTCAATCATATCCAGTATCTTCACAGAACGAAATTTTACTCTCCAGTGTTCGGTGGAATGATTCCATACCAATCGATCTGGACGGGGACACGATGTACGTGGTGCCACCACCGGCAAGCGGTGTCTTGCTAGCATTCATCATGAACATCCTCAAAGGTTATCACTTCCAGCCGGACGATGCACGCAGCATCGAGGATACTATCCGTACGGTGCATCGTATCGTGGAGGCATTCAAGTTTGCATACGGCAAACGAACGGAAATCGGAGACCCTCGGTTTGTAGATGTTGCCGAGGTAGGTATTCGCCGGGAAGTCCAATATTGAAAGGTTTTATACACAGAAATTCCCTCTTCTACCCGTAGCTTACGTCTAATCTTACCTCAGTGGCGTACGCAGAAGTCATCAGGACACGTATAGAAGACGCACTAACGCGAACGGAACCAGCAGACTATGATGGTTTCTTCTTTACGCCGAACAATGACGGTACCGCACACATTTCAGTGCTAGGTAAATATGATTCCACTTACATCAGAAGTGTATCAGAAATAACTTCCAATGTCTTGTTCAACCAACACCTTTAGCACCATCTGGAGATGCAGTGTCGGTGACCAGTTCGGTGAACTTTTAGTAAGCTTTTTGCAGCACTAGCATGTACGCGTACCTTGGCGCCCTCTAAACACGTCTTCATTTTGTAGCTTCGGGGCAGGCCTGATGGGGCAGCGTACCGGCATCATCGTGAACAGTGGCATGGATGACTTTTCGTCGCCCGGTTTGCGTAACTACTTCGGACTACCTGGCTCAAAGGCAAACTTTATACGACCTCACAAGCGAGCACTTTCGTCTATGTCACCCACGATTGTGACGGATCTGGCACACAACGTTAAGCTGGTAATTGGAGCAGCCGGTGGGACTAAAATTACCACGGCCGTCGCACTGGTATGTTGTAGGTAGTAACCAACCTCCACCTGTTTGTTGTACATTTATCCGGGTTCGATTCCACCTTGCAGACCATAATGCGCGTGCTTTGGTTTGGATATGACATCAAGGAAGCGATCGATGCACCACGATTTCATCATCAACTCATCCCAATGGCAATACAGTACGAGTACGGCAATCTGGATGTAAGCGCTACGTTAGGACCACATTTTCTTTGAATACGTTCTTGACGTGTTTCTCACTTTGCAGCTCATCGTTAAGGGATTGCAGAGCAAAGGACATCGAACGACACGCTACCGAGAGCGTGGCTCGATTATTTGTGCAATCGCCCAGAATGCTTCGGGGGTGTATGCGAATGCTGACTACCGTAAAGGTGGTGACGTGGCCGGATACTGAAGAACGTCTCTCTTTTCTCCAAACCTCTTGTTATCGATTGCTGTGAAAAGTCGAAACAATGCAATACCAAGTCGAGAAGCTCTAGGTTAGCCATCGCACTCGTTGCGAACATCGCAAAAGAAAGACATCGCACTCGTTGCGAGCTAGCCTTAGCAACGCTGTAATACTAGACATAACATAACGGGTTATAAGCATTCGTTACTTTATAAAATAGCCAAAGGATTCAACGAACGAAAAACTTTATTctcaaagaaaagaaagaccaGCTCAGTGTCTATCTCTTGGTGCTAGATAAATAATGTCTTTAATATGCAGTTAggtataattaaaaattggtGAGGAAATAGTAAATTCGACAAAGACAACAATCACAAAAGCGAGTTGATATATTAACTTTAAACCCGAAGACAATttgcaataataaaacaccaacTCCCAAGTCACCAATCCGTTTCCAGAGAATTTAGTCTGGAGATGTCTTCTCCAACACCGGCAGCATCCAATCTTCGATAGGTTTAGCTCTGCTTGATCCCAGCCAAGGAGCTCCTCTCACGCTTCATGAGGAATTGGTCGCAGACATCAACAACAATGCCTCAAGGCATTGCCCCGGTACTGCAAAAGGCGACACCTGGTGCCTCTTACAGGAGATGGTTCAGGTGTAACAACTCTTCTACAGATCGCGTTCGCAATTACGAAAAATGTTCTTCATGAAATGATATTAAATACCTCATACATATGAAAGGCTGCCATTAAATATGAACGAAAGATGCACGTGGGAAAAACAAAGACAACAATACACATTCAATCaagtaaaacatttatttatttattccttaaattcggttcggttttaaGCCCTTTTCTACTACTACTCTTCTTGATGCTGGTCTTTAATACGTTCAACCCGCATCCCACGGAAGCATTCTCGCTTTAGGCGTCGTCGTGGAACGTATTAAATAGAATTGCTTATCTACCGCATGAGTGAATAAAACATAAGGCGTCGTTAGAACAGACCCGTGACGCATTGAGCGCAACTCCTACGCCAGTACGTTTTCACTCGAGTGCTCGCAGTTGTAATGTAGCTACGATTTAGTGAAGCAAAGGAACGAACGAAGACAGACCAACCAGTGGTAGCAGGACGATGGACAACCAGTAGACATGAGCTAAAGGACGGAAAAGATCGGAATACTAGCGGACGAATCGCTGCAAGGGAAGGAACATTATTTACAGAAAGCGATCCGACCATGAAACAAGAGATTGGTGAATGGTGGATGCACTCTTCATCAGGATGAATCTTTCTTGAAACCGGTGTTGGAAACTATAGTAAAATAGGGGCTATCGCGTAAGCATGCTTAAATTTAGCTTCAGCTGTAACGTTCATATGCTCATTTTCCCCTCACAATTTCACAATCACCTCATACATTTAGCAGGTGGAAAGTGGACAAATGACCCGTGATTTAAGCTGGTTTACATGAGGGCCCCTATTAATACATCAGGTAGGCCTACGCACTAAGTACTCTACGATAGTAAATTTGGCACATGTCGATTTCGAAGATATACTCTCGAGGTAGTTAGTTGCACTGAAACAGTATCATACAAGGTTATTATTATAATCGTCGCATTAGCTTAGTTATGTGCATGCATATACATCAGGTGTGtgtttaaaactaaaaatgaaacagaaatgCGTCAATTGTATCGCTAATCCTCATCCCGATGCTCTCCGGTGTATCGGTTTCGAACACACGTTCCCCTTTGTAAAAAAAGTACATGTTATGCTGGGGCAAATCCTATCGGGAGAGAAACACGGTTAGAGCACCAGTAGTCGCATGCGTCACACAATTGTAGTCGGATGACAACTTACCGAAAGTAGGCAGTACTGTTCCATAAGAAAGGCAAGCGTATAATGTCTTTTCATATGGCATTTCACAATTTGTTTCTTGAATGTAGCCATTCCCTTGACAGTCACGGTGATAGTGCCAGTAACCtgttaatgaaataaaagagGTAAAAACAACCTTATACCGATGAGCACAACAGACACACCACTATTGTACTAGCAAGCAAGAAAACTCATCCAAATTGGTTATTTGGTTACGTATTTGGCTGCAGACGTTGAATACCTAACGTACCTTACAATTCAACACTATTCCAGACAACAAACATGTTCCCTACTAAAAAAGGGCCAGGAAAAGGTGGAAGAGTAGAAGGAAGAGGAGAAGAAGGAGGAGTAGGAGTAGGGAAAGTAATAGCAGTTAGGttaggaaaagttttcatgCATTATCGGCACCCAAAAAAGCATTCGCCAACATGCTGCATATCAACAagcttaaagaaaaaaaaccgactcAAAAGAACCAAGCGGACTTATCGTGCGCACGCTCAAAGTCCGGCATTTTGCAGAATTCATCGACGGAGAAAATGATGGAATACCGGCACTACCGTGTCGCCGGAAGAAAACCGCGCCATAACTATCTAAACGTGTGAATTTTCTATGCCACAATGTTTAACAATTATTCGCCAAGCCCATTTTCCCTCTATCTAACTTACCTCTTCGAAGGACAACATCTTTTTTCGCGAAACACAAATTGCACAGAGTTTTGGCTGAAGAAGGCTGTAGAAGGCTGAAGAATTAATTTCTACTTTCAAGTCCACCGTTACTAGATCAAAAATTTCGTTTTCGTTACCAAGGTGATGGCCAAGGTGTATATATCGCGAGCGTTGTTGAATGTGTTAATATTGTCACCTCCGGATTATCAGTACGGCCGCTGAAAGCCGATAGAGCGCTAGAAGTACCGTATTTCTCAAGCCGGGTAACAGTTTCAAACTATTGTCTCCAATTTATAAAATACGTTTTCCGAAAGTGGAAACTGGTTTTCCAGCTCCGAAATGGAAGTTTCTTGTCTTGATTTATCATTCCATGCTTATAAAGATGCGTATAACACGACGACATTATTTGAAGTTAGGAAGCAATAGTTTAGAACTTAGAATGAGTGTGAGAATCACTGGACCACCAATCCTTTCGCCTTCACCAATATTTGCAATGCCCTTGGAATTGTTCCGTCATGTAGAGAAATGTAGATTTGCTTAGGCAAAATTTATCTCCTGCATTATTGTCAATTAAACTTACGTATAAAATTGGGACATCAGTTCTAAATATGTTTTCTTGGGTGAATTTCCTATTAAAATGCAGTGAAAACAAGCTTGAAGCCAGTGAACTAGTTGACCAGTAGTATAAACACATACAACGCTGTGCTGTCAAATATGTCACCACCCTAACTTCATTTCAACTTGTGCATTTGGAGGCAGCGGCGGGTCGCACGATCtgaaaatcattgtttcagcaAGAAATCTGTATTCGTTGTTAAGCTCAGTTGtgtgtacgaaaaaaaatggctgaCGAAAAGAAGGTACGTACGAAAGGTGGCAATAGGATTTGGCAGTGAGTTGTTAAACATTGTGACaatggaaaattgttaaatCTTGGTTGTTGTGTGCGGTCTTCTGTCGGCGTCATTGATTGCGTGTGTGACCATGATGGTGTCGGCTTTTGGAGACACACGGTCAACACCGTCCCTTCCTCCCCCCTTCCCGCGACGATGATTTCTGCAAAAATGCCTGGCATTGGTCGCGAACGCGCGGTAAGTCCGCTTGTCTCTAGAAGTGGTTAAAGCTGTTCTTTTgcctgtacgtgtgtgtaaCTTTTCGGTTTGTTCATCTGAACCGAACGTTTGTGAACGCTTGTCCTAGCTTCCCATTCCATTACCCCTTGTTCACACTTCTCTACGGTCGACGCTCTTATTCGATGTATTGGTTCCAGGAACCAGGAACGCGTTGTGTTTCAGTATGTTTTGTGCATCGCAAAGAAGCATTTCTTCATAACTGCATAGACAGCAGAGTAGATTGTTCACGCTTGACTAGCTGTTTCTTTGTATTATTCATCAGTcatcatgtttttgttttatctcttATTTCAGATTGCGGTTGCGCCAGTTGCGAAGGGCTCGGAGACCGACCGCATCAACCTGAGAGTCCTGGGACAGGACAATGCGGTGGTAcagttcaaaattaaaaaacacacaccacttCGCAAGCTTATGAACGCGTACTGCGACCATGCGGTAAGTTGTTTTTTCCGATTAAGCAACATCTTTGCTATGTGACTCATACATCACAATTTTCTGTTCGTGTGTCTCGCTCCGGACAGGGTCTTCCGAAGCAGGAATTGCGCTTTCGATTCGACGGATTCCCAATCGGGGAAAATGATACCCCGACAACACTGCACATGGAGGAAGGTGACACAATCGAAGTCTACCAGCAACAGACCGGAGGCACGGTTTAAAATGTAACGTCCTGACAGTAGGAGAGCGCGTTACTAGTTTTAAGTCTTCTTTTACTTTTAACAAGCGGATATTTCAGGGCGTTACTaataattattcatttctttttccatttccgcgGCTTAGTCGACCGTGCAGCGGAGGAAACCAATTTATATTGATAACATTTCGCCCACCCTGGGCTGAACCAAACCTACGTTTGGTAATactaacaacaaaaataataacaatatcaGAGCAGTTGTATTGTAATTTTgtaacatcagttttgagcgtATATTTAAAGCTGTAGGGAGCCTGAGCGATTAGTAAACCTTGCATTTATTCAACTGATTGATCTGAATTCAACAAGACCGATGTTActtggaaaataaaagcaactgAATTTGTAAAATACGGAATGGATGTCTGATATTGAAAGGGCTTATATTCAGATATTCCCTTTTTACCCGTGGGTGGCTTACGGCTAATGTCACCTTAGTGGAGTACGCAAAAGTCATCGGGACATGTGTCTAACATGTCTAACATCAGAAGTGTATCAGAAATAACTTCCAATGTCTTGTTCAACCAACACCATTAGCACCATCCGGAGATGCAGCTTCGGTGACCAGTTCGGTGAACTTTTAGTAAGCTTTTTGCAGGATTAGCATGTACGCGTACCTTGGCGCCTTCTAAACACGTCTTCATTTTGTAGCTTCGGGGCAGGCCTGATGGGGCAGCGTACCGGCATCATCGTGAACAGTGGCATGGATGACTTTTCGTCGCCCGGTTTGCGTAACTACTTCGGACTACCTGGCTCAAAGGCAAACTTCATACGACCTCACAAGCGAGCACTTTCGTCTATGTCACCCACGATTGTGACGGATCCGGCACACAACGTTAAGCTGGTAATTGGAGCAGCCGGTGGGACTAAAATTACCACGGCCGTCGCACTGGTTTGTTGTAAGTAGTAACCAACCTCGACCTGTTGTACATTTATCCGGGTTCGATTCCACCTTGCAGACCATAATGCGCGTGCTTTGGGTATGACATCAAGTAAGCGATCGATGCACCACGATTTCATCATCAACTCATCCCAATGGCAATACAGTACGAGTACGGCAATCTGGATGTAAGCGCTACGTTAGGACCACATTTTCTTTGAATACGTTCTTGACGTGTTTCCCACTTTGCAGCTCGTCGTTAAGGGATTGCAGAGCAAAGGACATCGAACGACACGCTACCGAGAGCGTGGCTCGATTATTTGTGCAATCGCCCAGAATGCTTCGGGGGTGTATGCGAATGCTGACTACCGTAAAGGTGGTGACGTGGCCGGATACTGAAGAACTTCTCTCTTTTCTCCAAACCTCTTGTTATCGATTGCTGTGAAAAGTCGAAACAATGCAATACCAAGTCGAGAAGCTCTAGGTTAGCCATCGCACTCGTTGCGAACATCGCAAAAGAAAGACATCGCACTCGTTGCGAGCTAGCCTTAGCAACGCTGTAATACTAGACATAACATAACGGGTTATAAGCATTCGTTACTTTATAAAATAGCCAAAGGATTCAACGAACGAAAAACTTTATTctcaaagaaaagaaagaccaGCTCAGTGTCTATCTCTTGGTGCTAGATAAATAATGTCTTTAATATGCAGTTAggtataattaaaaattggtGAGGAAATAGTAAATTCGACAAAGACAACAATCACAAAAGCGAGTTGATATATTAACTTTAAACCCGAAGACAATttgcaataataaaacaccaacTCCCAAGTCACCAATCCGTTTCCAGAGAATTTAGTCTGGAGATGTCTTCTCCAACACCGGCAGCATCCAATCTTCGATAGGTTTAGCTCTGCTTGATCCCAGCCAAGGAGCTCCTCTCACGCTTCATGAGGAATTGGTCGCAGACATCAACAACAATGCCTCAAGGCATTGCCCCGGTACTGCAAAAGGCGACACCTGGTGCCTCTTACAGGAGATGGTTCAGGTGTAACAACTCTTCTACAGATCGCGTTCGCAATTACGAAAAATGTTCTTCATGAAATGATATTAAATACCTCATACATATGAAAGGCTGCCATTAAATATGAACGAAAGATGCACGTGGGAAAAACAAAGACAACAATACACATTCAATCaagtaaaacatttatttatttattccttaaattcggttcggttttaaGCCCTTTTCTACTACTACTCTTCTTGATGCTGGTCTTTAATACGTTCAACCCGCATCCC
This sequence is a window from Anopheles marshallii chromosome X, idAnoMarsDA_429_01, whole genome shotgun sequence. Protein-coding genes within it:
- the LOC128714511 gene encoding glutathione hydrolase 1 proenzyme-like, which encodes MYETAAICSDSDICSNIGRDLLKRNGSAVDATIGTMFCAGLTNLQSMGLGGGFVMNIYRRRERRAYTLDAREIAAGQAVEDMHLHDPSTTNEGPLSVAVPGELKGYWEAHQRFGHLPWSEVLRPTQELCRRGIPISKHMQDSLSFNSKALTDGQIRELFTDPTTGRRKLQGDFIRPTKLCDTLDQIAVEGGDTLYLGKLANEFAADLHDMGSIITVDDLRNYSVRWNDSIPIDLDGDTMYVVPPPASGVLLAFIMNILKGYHFQPDDARSIEDTIRTVHRIVEAFKFAYGKRTEIGDPRFVDVAELTSNLTSVAYAEVIRTRIEDALTRTEPADYDGFFFTPNNDGTAHISVLAPSGDAVSVTSSVNFYFGAGLMGQRTGIIVNSGMDDFSSPGLRNYFGLPGSKANFIRPHKRALSSMSPTIVTDLAHNVKLVIGAAGGTKITTAVALTIMRVLWFGYDIKEAIDAPRFHHQLIPMAIQYEYGNLDLIVKGLQSKGHRTTRYRERGSIICAIAQNASGVYANADYRKGGDVAGY
- the LOC128709724 gene encoding small ubiquitin-related modifier 3-like; translation: MADEKKVLAKGSETDRINLRVLGQDNAVVQFKIKKHTPLRKLMNAYCDHAGLPKQELRFRFDGFPIGENDTPTTLHMEEGDTIEVYQQQTGGTV
- the LOC128710464 gene encoding scoloptoxin SSD20-like, with protein sequence MGQRTGIIVNSGMDDFSSPGLRNYFGLPGSKANFIRPHKRALSSMSPTIVTDPAHNVKLVIGAAGGTKITTAVALTIMRVLWYEYGNLDLVVKGLQSKGHRTTRYRERGSIICAIAQNASGVYANADYRKGGDVAGY